A portion of the Bulleidia sp. zg-1006 genome contains these proteins:
- a CDS encoding acetate kinase encodes MTKVISVNSGSSSLKFQLIDMPSEKVLASGQAERIGQKMGAFAIQFNGQKDAFELALPNHKAAVDILLNALVEKKIVSSLDEIKGAGHRIVQGGAYFNQSAVVDEDVVQKVDELSVLAPLHNPAHLVCYRAFKEALPKIGHVFVFDTAFHQTMTPESYMFATPYEWYEKYAIRRYGAHGTSHQYVNQRTAELMKEDVHQLNMITCHLGNGASITAIKNGKCVNTSMGLTPLGGIMMGTRSGDLDPSVVFYMAKKLNLTPEEMDVYLNKKSGMLGVSGISSDARDIQAAVEKGNPRAQLTVDIYTNRAVNVIGGYYMQLGHVDAIAFTAGLGENDANTRERILKGLEEGMGLSIDYELNSQIHGKECLISKPDSKVQVYVVPTNEELVIAKDTVRLLGL; translated from the coding sequence ATGACAAAAGTAATTTCAGTAAATTCAGGCTCATCATCATTAAAGTTCCAATTGATTGACATGCCAAGTGAAAAGGTATTGGCTTCCGGTCAAGCCGAAAGAATTGGACAAAAAATGGGAGCTTTCGCCATTCAATTTAATGGTCAAAAGGATGCCTTTGAGCTAGCTTTACCAAATCATAAGGCAGCCGTAGACATTTTATTAAATGCTTTAGTGGAAAAGAAAATTGTTTCAAGCTTAGATGAAATCAAAGGGGCAGGTCATCGTATTGTCCAAGGTGGTGCTTACTTTAATCAATCAGCTGTAGTCGATGAAGATGTGGTACAAAAGGTAGATGAACTAAGCGTTTTAGCCCCTTTACATAATCCGGCTCACTTGGTTTGTTATAGGGCGTTTAAAGAAGCTTTACCAAAGATTGGTCATGTATTTGTCTTTGATACAGCTTTCCATCAAACAATGACACCGGAATCGTATATGTTTGCGACACCATACGAATGGTATGAAAAGTATGCAATTCGCCGTTATGGAGCACATGGTACTTCCCATCAATATGTCAATCAGAGAACAGCTGAATTAATGAAAGAAGATGTGCACCAATTGAATATGATTACTTGTCATTTAGGTAATGGAGCTTCCATTACAGCTATTAAAAATGGTAAGTGTGTGAATACCTCTATGGGTTTAACACCACTTGGTGGTATTATGATGGGAACTCGTTCGGGTGATCTTGATCCTTCTGTTGTTTTCTATATGGCTAAGAAATTAAATTTAACACCGGAAGAAATGGATGTGTATTTAAATAAGAAGTCAGGGATGTTAGGTGTATCTGGTATTAGCTCCGATGCCCGTGATATTCAAGCGGCGGTGGAAAAAGGGAATCCTCGTGCGCAATTAACGGTGGATATTTATACCAATCGTGCTGTGAATGTGATTGGCGGTTATTATATGCAACTAGGTCATGTGGATGCGATAGCATTCACTGCCGGTTTAGGTGAAAACGATGCCAACACCCGTGAAAGAATTCTGAAAGGCTTAGAAGAAGGGATGGGCTTATCCATTGATTATGAATTGAATAGTCAAATTCATGGTAAAGAATGTTTGATTTCAAAACCGGATTCAAAAGTGCAAGTGTATGTTGTGCCAACGAATGAAGAATTAGTCATTGCTAAAGATACGGTTCGTTTATTGGGCTTATAG
- a CDS encoding putative ABC exporter domain-containing protein, which yields MRILFDLKFRLFINRLKKSFSKPSNIILTILMLVIFGFWLYGMNNFVKMMRLTSSSRYMLMVSLMGFYLTVPTVLSYLKKQGVIFSKADAQFVFQGPFRPKDILIVNGLIAFLQGYLTILVIGIGGMFLYPEQWLRFLVYLICDFFLSALINVSLIILCFGNERLKEEDLKKISKATYVALVLSLVMVLLYTQRLGFSFASFYTVIQSPWLKWIPLIGWEFGFVQFIFVEVNTANIMSAILFVLSAIVLTVIAIRMKCSDQYYEKAEQYASEVAKKVQQAKQKDGFPLVTKGKNLKKAGVQYKGQGAKAIFYRHLLEYKKKKFFIFSFRSLLYLAIAALIFYLRQDPKFVKNVLPYRWFVIPAILIYSSTFGFNGQSKWIQELRYPYTYLIPARSFQKLWEATKMDHLKMAVDALLLSIPCLWILDLSFSYLFMIVIFGLLINGNRMYVSTMVTTIFKNRLGTIGFLLGYIEWIVLGIMYAIPIWITYKLSSIFSAYVLFMIFFGMIVIFTLIMMYLSSLSFHHMEYVEE from the coding sequence ATGAGAATACTTTTTGATTTGAAATTTCGTTTATTCATCAATCGCCTTAAGAAATCATTTTCTAAACCAAGTAATATTATTTTAACCATCCTTATGCTTGTTATCTTTGGTTTTTGGTTATATGGAATGAATAACTTTGTGAAAATGATGCGTTTAACCAGTTCTAGTCGTTATATGTTGATGGTTTCGTTGATGGGGTTTTATTTAACAGTTCCAACGGTTCTTTCCTATCTAAAGAAACAAGGGGTGATTTTTTCCAAAGCAGATGCACAATTTGTTTTTCAAGGACCATTTCGACCAAAAGATATTTTGATTGTGAACGGTTTGATAGCCTTTTTACAGGGGTATTTAACAATTTTAGTGATTGGTATAGGGGGCATGTTTCTTTATCCCGAACAATGGCTTCGTTTTTTAGTGTATTTAATTTGTGATTTCTTCCTTTCTGCCTTAATCAATGTATCACTAATCATTCTTTGTTTTGGAAATGAGCGCTTAAAAGAGGAAGACTTAAAGAAGATTTCTAAAGCTACGTATGTGGCTTTGGTCTTGAGCTTAGTAATGGTCCTTTTATATACCCAACGTTTGGGCTTTAGTTTTGCTTCTTTTTATACTGTCATTCAAAGTCCTTGGTTGAAATGGATTCCTTTGATAGGGTGGGAGTTTGGTTTTGTTCAATTCATCTTCGTGGAAGTGAATACTGCGAATATTATGTCCGCTATTTTGTTTGTATTATCCGCTATCGTCTTGACCGTGATAGCTATTCGTATGAAATGTAGTGACCAATATTATGAAAAGGCAGAACAATACGCTTCTGAAGTAGCTAAAAAGGTTCAACAAGCGAAACAAAAAGACGGTTTCCCCTTGGTAACGAAAGGAAAAAATTTAAAGAAAGCTGGTGTTCAATACAAAGGACAAGGAGCTAAGGCTATCTTTTATCGCCATCTTTTAGAATATAAAAAGAAAAAATTCTTTATCTTTAGTTTCCGAAGCTTGTTATATCTAGCAATAGCAGCTTTGATTTTTTATCTTCGCCAAGATCCGAAATTTGTTAAGAATGTACTCCCATATCGTTGGTTTGTGATTCCGGCAATTTTGATTTATTCATCGACGTTTGGTTTTAACGGTCAATCGAAATGGATTCAAGAATTACGCTATCCTTATACGTATCTCATACCGGCTAGGTCTTTTCAAAAGTTGTGGGAAGCGACTAAAATGGATCATTTAAAAATGGCAGTGGATGCATTATTGCTATCAATACCTTGCCTTTGGATTTTAGATTTGTCTTTTTCTTACCTATTCATGATTGTGATTTTTGGATTATTAATTAATGGCAATCGTATGTATGTATCAACAATGGTGACGACTATTTTTAAGAATCGTTTGGGAACAATTGGTTTTTTACTAGGATACATAGAATGGATTGTATTAGGAATTATGTATGCAATTCCTATCTGGATTACCTATAAGCTAAGTTCAATCTTTTCAGCTTATGTTTTGTTTATGATTTTCTTTGGGATGATTGTTATTTTTACCTTGATAATGATGTATCTTTCTTCATTGTCCTTTCATCATATGGAGTATGTGGAAGAATAA
- the ftsY gene encoding signal recognition particle-docking protein FtsY has translation MSFLDSLKAAFRKKDDQATYLSGFKKSNQSFGNKLGEMQYHFKGVDDAFLEQLTIILLEADVGIHTADYICEQLKIKCKEYPSITFHWAMNFLIETMQECYEEVEDKPIQFNENGPTVFLLEGVNGSGKTTTTAKLGYSFLKQSKKVAFTAADTFRAGAIEQLQEWGNRLSIPVIAGKENGDPSAAIVDGCRYAKENQMDILLCDTAGRLQNKVNLMAELSKMNKVAGREIEGAPHNTWLVLDATTGQNGLSQAKIFAESTKLTGIILTKMDGTAKGGIVLAIKHQLHIPVLYLGLGEKQEDLRPFDLQSYLYSISKGLEDAR, from the coding sequence ATGAGTTTCTTAGATAGTTTAAAAGCTGCTTTTCGTAAGAAAGATGATCAAGCTACTTATTTATCCGGTTTTAAAAAATCCAATCAAAGTTTTGGCAATAAGCTAGGTGAAATGCAGTACCATTTCAAAGGGGTAGATGATGCCTTTTTAGAACAATTAACGATTATTTTATTAGAAGCCGATGTTGGTATTCATACCGCTGATTACATTTGTGAACAACTAAAGATTAAGTGTAAAGAATACCCATCCATTACATTTCATTGGGCGATGAATTTCTTAATTGAAACGATGCAAGAGTGTTATGAAGAAGTGGAAGATAAGCCAATTCAATTCAATGAAAATGGACCAACGGTTTTCTTATTAGAAGGAGTAAATGGTTCTGGTAAAACAACCACAACAGCTAAGCTAGGCTATTCTTTTCTGAAACAAAGTAAGAAAGTAGCCTTTACAGCAGCGGATACTTTCCGTGCGGGGGCAATTGAACAGCTTCAGGAATGGGGAAATCGTTTATCCATACCAGTGATTGCCGGCAAAGAAAATGGTGATCCAAGTGCGGCGATTGTGGATGGTTGTCGATATGCAAAGGAAAATCAGATGGATATTCTTTTATGTGATACGGCCGGTCGTCTACAAAATAAAGTAAACTTAATGGCTGAGCTTAGTAAAATGAATAAAGTGGCCGGTCGTGAGATTGAGGGAGCACCGCATAATACTTGGCTAGTCTTAGATGCGACAACTGGTCAAAATGGTTTATCTCAAGCTAAGATTTTTGCGGAAAGCACAAAGTTAACCGGTATTATTTTAACAAAAATGGATGGTACTGCTAAGGGTGGTATTGTCTTAGCCATTAAGCATCAATTGCATATACCGGTTCTTTATTTAGGCTTAGGTGAGAAACAAGAAGATTTACGACCATTTGATTTACAGTCGTATCTATACAGTATTTCCAAAGGATTAGAAGATGCCCGATAA
- a CDS encoding DNA-binding protein, which produces MPDKLYYNQLLDFYEELLSDSQQEMVQYYYRQDLSLQEISELEDVSRSAIYDRLKRIRLELDRLEEVLGLYRKKEKRNQVLQEIKKQIDPKIWEKLAQLED; this is translated from the coding sequence ATGCCCGATAAGTTATACTACAATCAATTGCTGGATTTCTATGAAGAACTCTTAAGCGATAGCCAGCAAGAAATGGTTCAATACTATTATCGTCAAGATTTATCACTACAAGAAATCAGTGAATTAGAAGATGTTTCTCGTTCAGCTATTTATGATCGTTTGAAAAGAATTCGTTTAGAACTAGATCGTTTAGAAGAAGTCTTGGGCTTGTATCGTAAAAAAGAGAAAAGAAACCAAGTCCTTCAAGAAATAAAAAAACAAATCGATCCGAAAATTTGGGAAAAATTAGCACAATTAGAAGACTGA
- a CDS encoding AAA family ATPase, producing MFLKRVEMQGFKSFADKTIIEFDHSITGIVGPNGCGKSNITDAIRWVLGEQSAKSMRGDKMNDVIFAGSANRRRVNLAEVTLVFDNRNHILNRQENEVEVTRRLYRESGEANYLINRRPVRLKDIVDLFLDTGLGKDSLSIISQGNVLSFAESKPLERRSIFEEAAGVAKYKKRKLETLSRLERGEQNLEQNRFILAELEKQVNPLKRQAKKAELYRQKKERLQKIEIAVLVNSIRQLYENLEALDQQLFDSNTKKTVCQTDIEVGESQIQVWRKEIHEMDHRVQQLQDRLMNANNSIVSLEARKSEWEEKSKYILEVGNLEQQQQELQHLYQNAKLEYEDRLSRQRAYEQAIQLSQSQLASISTELLDYKNELDISSFRCQKLENHLQVLEQLQKNPFNHNAGLKTIVEHQASLDGIIGVIGQLLQVIPNYEEAISTALGGAINQVLTNNEVSARHAIDFLKRNQAGRCTFLPLNVCQARYVSKEALTILQSQEGYLGLASDYATIDSKYQAVIDALLQNVLVVENLEKGNEISALVHRQYKIVTLDGEVIHRGGSMTGGRLKQETNLMTIKKEFNTLRANLDALLAKKEIARRNYEKAEANRRKAASTLEENRLALASLVPVVEAKKARMDKYWADLERLGKQEKQSEEGPSFIFDLNKAYQVRDEVTKKIQALREQRYQAENQLERKEAKLRQKRSELNDVQQDSHRLEIEKSKQETKLESNLQRLSSEYKMTYQFAKKKVDVQDFKQEEAEVQQLCQEIEALGNINMDAPEQYAEVNERYETLEKHIQEIETSISQLLKAVDEMDDVMKSQFQETFEQVNEAFGETFSAIYGGGKAFLRLQDPNDLLGTGIEIFAQPPGKTVHNNMLFSGGEKSLIALSVLFAILKVKPIPLVILDEVEAALDPANVSRFAQYLTHYVDKSQFLVVTHRPGTMEKADILYGVTMQAQGVSSLLKVNLVDAMHFSDDNAKGDEQ from the coding sequence ATGTTCTTAAAAAGAGTAGAGATGCAAGGCTTTAAATCTTTTGCGGATAAAACCATTATTGAATTTGACCACTCTATTACGGGAATTGTTGGACCGAATGGTTGTGGAAAATCGAATATCACGGATGCGATTCGTTGGGTTTTAGGTGAGCAAAGTGCTAAAAGTATGCGTGGCGATAAGATGAATGATGTTATATTTGCGGGTTCTGCGAATCGTCGTAGGGTTAATTTGGCTGAAGTTACTTTGGTATTTGATAATCGAAATCATATTTTAAATCGTCAAGAAAATGAGGTGGAAGTCACTCGTCGTTTATATCGAGAAAGTGGGGAAGCCAATTATTTAATCAATCGTCGACCAGTGCGTTTAAAGGACATTGTAGATTTGTTTTTAGATACAGGTTTAGGAAAAGATTCTTTATCCATCATTTCGCAAGGTAATGTGTTATCTTTTGCGGAAAGTAAGCCCCTTGAAAGAAGAAGTATTTTTGAAGAAGCGGCTGGAGTTGCGAAATATAAGAAAAGAAAGTTAGAAACCTTATCTCGTTTAGAACGCGGTGAACAAAATTTAGAACAAAATCGTTTCATTCTTGCGGAACTTGAGAAACAAGTCAATCCATTGAAGCGCCAAGCCAAGAAAGCTGAACTCTATCGCCAGAAAAAAGAACGTCTACAAAAGATTGAGATAGCCGTATTAGTGAATTCTATTCGTCAGTTATACGAAAATTTAGAAGCTTTGGATCAACAACTCTTTGATAGCAATACCAAAAAAACTGTCTGCCAAACCGATATTGAAGTAGGTGAAAGTCAAATTCAAGTTTGGCGTAAAGAAATTCATGAAATGGATCACCGTGTTCAACAGTTGCAGGACCGGTTGATGAACGCTAATAATTCTATCGTTTCCCTAGAGGCAAGAAAGAGTGAGTGGGAAGAAAAGAGTAAGTATATTTTAGAAGTTGGTAATTTAGAACAACAGCAACAAGAACTACAACATCTTTACCAAAATGCTAAATTAGAATATGAAGATCGTTTAAGTCGCCAAAGAGCGTATGAACAAGCTATTCAATTGAGTCAAAGCCAATTAGCTTCCATTTCAACGGAATTATTGGATTATAAAAATGAATTGGACATTTCTTCTTTCCGTTGCCAAAAATTAGAAAATCATTTACAAGTTTTAGAACAACTTCAAAAGAATCCTTTTAACCATAATGCCGGTTTAAAAACGATAGTTGAACATCAAGCTTCCTTAGATGGTATTATTGGTGTTATTGGGCAATTACTCCAAGTTATACCAAATTATGAAGAAGCAATCTCAACAGCCTTAGGTGGTGCTATTAATCAGGTTTTAACGAATAATGAGGTATCTGCTCGTCATGCGATTGATTTCTTAAAGCGTAATCAAGCAGGTCGTTGTACTTTTTTACCATTAAACGTTTGTCAAGCACGTTATGTATCGAAAGAAGCTTTAACTATCCTTCAAAGCCAAGAGGGCTACTTAGGTTTAGCCAGTGATTATGCGACAATTGATTCAAAATACCAAGCGGTTATTGATGCTTTATTACAGAATGTTCTTGTTGTTGAGAATCTTGAAAAAGGAAATGAAATCTCGGCGTTGGTGCATCGCCAATACAAGATTGTGACCTTAGATGGTGAAGTGATTCATCGTGGTGGTTCAATGACGGGTGGTCGTTTGAAGCAAGAAACAAATCTAATGACCATCAAAAAAGAATTTAATACTCTACGAGCAAATCTAGATGCTTTATTAGCGAAGAAAGAAATTGCCCGAAGAAACTATGAAAAAGCTGAAGCTAATCGAAGAAAAGCGGCTTCTACTTTAGAAGAAAATCGTCTAGCATTAGCTTCCTTAGTGCCGGTGGTAGAAGCTAAGAAAGCGAGAATGGATAAATACTGGGCAGATTTAGAACGCTTAGGTAAGCAAGAAAAGCAAAGTGAAGAAGGACCTTCCTTTATCTTCGATTTAAATAAAGCCTATCAAGTTCGTGATGAAGTAACGAAAAAGATTCAAGCTCTTCGTGAACAACGTTATCAAGCAGAAAACCAACTGGAAAGAAAAGAAGCGAAGCTACGTCAAAAGCGTTCTGAACTAAATGATGTTCAACAAGATAGTCATCGTTTAGAAATTGAAAAGTCCAAACAAGAGACGAAATTAGAAAGCAACTTACAGCGCTTATCATCGGAATATAAGATGACCTACCAGTTTGCAAAAAAGAAAGTGGATGTACAAGACTTCAAACAAGAAGAAGCTGAAGTGCAACAACTTTGTCAAGAAATTGAAGCCCTTGGTAACATCAATATGGATGCTCCGGAGCAATATGCTGAAGTAAACGAGCGTTATGAAACCCTTGAAAAACATATTCAAGAGATTGAAACTTCTATTTCGCAATTGTTAAAGGCAGTAGATGAAATGGATGATGTGATGAAGTCACAATTTCAAGAAACCTTTGAACAGGTGAATGAAGCCTTCGGTGAAACCTTCAGTGCTATCTATGGTGGTGGTAAAGCTTTCTTGCGCCTACAAGATCCCAATGACTTATTAGGAACAGGAATTGAAATCTTTGCTCAGCCACCAGGAAAGACAGTGCATAATAATATGTTATTTTCGGGGGGTGAAAAGAGTTTGATTGCTTTATCGGTGTTATTCGCGATTTTAAAGGTAAAACCCATTCCATTGGTTATCTTAGATGAAGTGGAAGCGGCTTTAGATCCCGCAAACGTATCTCGTTTTGCTCAATACTTAACACATTATGTCGATAAGAGCCAATTCTTAGTGGTAACACATCGTCCAGGTACTATGGAAAAGGCAGATATTCTATATGGTGTCACAATGCAAGCACAAGGTGTTTCTTCTTTATTAAAGGTTAACCTAGTGGATGCGATGCACTTTAGCGATGATAACGCAAAAGGAGATGAACAATGA
- a CDS encoding DEAD/DEAH box helicase yields the protein MTFNELNLIQPLLDSLKKANYEQPSPIQEKAIPVLLEGYDLIACAQTGTGKTATFALPILQSLPEEKEHTIRALILTPTRELASQIFDNIKMFGRYRRFRACCVYGGAPSGPQLKALRSGCDILIATPGRLLDYLEHGKLSLKQVEFFVLDEADRMLDMGFITDIRKIVMQIPKERTTALFSATMPKEIQVLAKDILNHPKEVRIETEKFTAETIDQYLIYTEKASKKKVLVDLLGSALSKKVIVFTRTKIGADRLEKYLKEKEIPCLAIHGNKTQGQRLNALQRFRTNQVKVLLATDVAARGIDIKDITHVINFDLPEDIENYVHRIGRTGRANKEGVSISLVCKEELNLLASIEDYIQFQIPLKQSSYSLPLERKKKRSLNLNKKAKRNTETKKPSSMKMNHKKKKSFHEDLIPQKEVSKKAKKIYRF from the coding sequence ATGACATTTAATGAATTAAATCTAATTCAACCATTATTAGATTCACTAAAAAAGGCTAACTATGAACAACCTAGTCCCATCCAAGAAAAAGCCATTCCAGTTCTATTAGAAGGCTATGATTTAATCGCTTGTGCACAAACTGGAACAGGAAAAACCGCAACCTTTGCACTACCTATTTTACAATCTTTACCAGAAGAAAAAGAACATACGATTCGAGCTTTGATTTTAACACCAACCAGAGAACTAGCTTCACAAATATTCGATAATATCAAAATGTTTGGTCGCTATAGGCGGTTCAGAGCTTGTTGTGTATATGGAGGAGCACCATCTGGTCCACAATTGAAAGCACTTCGCAGTGGTTGTGATATCTTAATTGCGACACCCGGTCGTTTATTAGATTATTTAGAACATGGTAAGCTTTCTTTAAAACAAGTGGAATTCTTTGTTCTCGATGAAGCAGATCGGATGTTGGATATGGGATTCATCACCGATATCAGAAAAATCGTGATGCAAATTCCAAAGGAAAGAACCACGGCTTTATTTTCAGCCACTATGCCAAAAGAAATTCAAGTTTTAGCTAAGGACATTTTAAATCATCCAAAAGAGGTTCGTATTGAAACGGAAAAATTCACTGCTGAAACCATTGACCAATATTTAATTTACACTGAAAAAGCAAGTAAGAAAAAAGTTTTGGTAGATTTGCTGGGTTCTGCTTTATCTAAGAAGGTTATTGTTTTTACAAGAACGAAAATAGGTGCTGACCGTTTAGAAAAATACTTAAAAGAAAAAGAGATTCCTTGTTTGGCTATTCATGGTAATAAAACACAAGGACAACGATTGAATGCTTTACAAAGATTTCGTACCAATCAAGTAAAAGTTCTTTTAGCAACCGATGTGGCGGCGAGAGGAATTGATATTAAAGATATAACACATGTGATTAACTTTGATTTACCGGAGGATATTGAAAACTATGTGCATCGCATTGGTCGAACGGGTCGTGCTAACAAAGAGGGTGTATCGATTTCTTTGGTGTGCAAAGAAGAGCTGAATTTATTGGCTAGTATTGAGGACTACATTCAATTCCAAATTCCTTTAAAACAAAGTTCTTATTCGCTACCACTGGAAAGAAAAAAGAAGAGAAGCCTAAATCTAAACAAAAAGGCAAAAAGAAATACAGAAACGAAGAAACCTTCTAGTATGAAAATGAATCATAAAAAGAAAAAAAGTTTCCATGAAGACTTAATTCCACAAAAGGAAGTTTCTAAAAAGGCAAAAAAGATTTACCGTTTTTAA
- a CDS encoding ABC transporter ATP-binding protein, translating into MLEIKNLRKAYKKTIAVDQVSFQVSSGKVAVLLGPNGAGKSTTIKAIAGLINYDGQIFIENHPAKSLEAKKLFAYVPEMPNLYELLTVREHLDFIRHAYHSSISDEQINAYVERFEMSDKLDKLSSELSKGMMQKTSILCALCIQPKVILLDEPMVGLDPHAIKELKKVILELKEQGATILLSTHMLEMIREIWDVLIIMNRGKVIHEFEKDAQSDSDIENLFFSIVEESTEIKETSDENTF; encoded by the coding sequence ATGCTAGAGATAAAGAATTTAAGAAAAGCTTATAAAAAAACAATTGCTGTGGACCAGGTATCCTTTCAAGTCTCTAGTGGAAAAGTGGCGGTTTTATTAGGACCAAATGGGGCTGGTAAATCCACAACCATCAAGGCGATTGCCGGCTTAATTAATTATGATGGTCAAATTTTTATTGAAAATCATCCTGCCAAAAGTTTAGAGGCGAAGAAGTTATTTGCGTATGTTCCGGAAATGCCAAACTTATATGAATTATTAACGGTTCGTGAACATTTAGATTTCATTCGTCATGCCTATCATAGCTCAATTAGTGATGAACAGATTAACGCTTATGTTGAACGTTTTGAAATGAGTGATAAATTGGATAAACTATCTTCGGAATTATCCAAAGGTATGATGCAAAAAACAAGTATTCTTTGTGCTTTATGTATTCAACCAAAGGTGATTTTATTGGATGAGCCAATGGTGGGGTTAGATCCGCATGCCATCAAAGAACTGAAAAAAGTAATTTTGGAATTAAAAGAACAAGGAGCAACGATACTTTTGAGTACCCATATGTTGGAAATGATTAGAGAAATTTGGGATGTGTTAATCATCATGAACCGTGGGAAAGTAATTCATGAGTTTGAAAAAGACGCTCAAAGTGATTCGGATATTGAAAATTTATTCTTCTCAATTGTTGAAGAAAGTACAGAAATAAAGGAGACTAGCGATGAGAATACTTTTTGA
- a CDS encoding bifunctional oligoribonuclease/PAP phosphatase NrnA yields the protein MKEFYLENALVLVKKIESYNSICIFRHVHPDCDALGSQFGLYTWLKTYFPEKKVYALGFETSTQFDFPALDVVEDEVIEQSLAIVVDTANQERVDDQRFLKAKEILKIDHHLILDDYGNTKIILEGCAATCQILTLLFYALKEYPLTKEIATYLYTGILTDSLNFTANYTDADTLLAASYLLEQNLEPAKISQRLFDQDLMTLKFKSFLLSKMEVYKNHIAYVVLEQADLDEWNISASEARSKVNTFSGIQEFWIWALFTYDKETGLYAGSLRSKQVAINEVANKYQGGGHKNACGVKNLSKEDISRVLSDLQELF from the coding sequence ATGAAAGAATTTTATCTTGAAAATGCACTTGTTTTAGTCAAAAAGATTGAAAGCTACAATTCTATCTGCATCTTTCGTCATGTGCATCCTGATTGTGATGCCTTAGGTTCTCAATTTGGTTTATATACTTGGTTAAAAACCTATTTTCCCGAAAAGAAAGTGTATGCTTTAGGTTTTGAAACCAGCACACAATTCGATTTTCCGGCTTTGGATGTGGTGGAGGATGAAGTTATTGAACAATCCTTAGCGATTGTGGTGGATACGGCTAACCAAGAAAGGGTGGATGATCAACGATTTTTAAAAGCCAAAGAAATCTTAAAAATTGACCATCATTTAATTCTTGATGATTATGGAAATACGAAAATTATCTTAGAAGGCTGTGCCGCCACTTGTCAGATATTGACACTATTATTCTATGCTCTTAAGGAATATCCTTTAACCAAAGAAATAGCGACTTATTTATACACGGGGATTCTAACGGACAGTTTAAACTTTACAGCGAATTACACGGATGCGGATACTTTATTAGCTGCCAGCTATTTGTTGGAACAAAATTTAGAACCAGCTAAGATTAGTCAACGCTTATTTGATCAAGATTTAATGACTTTGAAGTTTAAATCCTTCTTGTTATCTAAGATGGAAGTGTATAAAAATCATATTGCTTACGTGGTTTTGGAACAAGCGGATTTGGATGAATGGAATATTTCCGCAAGTGAAGCTAGATCGAAAGTGAATACTTTTTCCGGCATTCAAGAATTTTGGATATGGGCTTTATTTACTTATGATAAAGAAACCGGCTTATACGCGGGGTCTTTACGTTCCAAACAAGTAGCCATCAATGAGGTTGCGAATAAGTACCAAGGTGGTGGTCATAAGAATGCTTGTGGTGTTAAAAATCTTTCAAAAGAAGATATTTCTCGTGTATTAAGTGATTTACAAGAATTATTTTAG